Proteins encoded in a region of the Brevefilum fermentans genome:
- the rpsR gene encoding 30S ribosomal protein S18, translating into MTNLQSSRYYSRSKVCQFCTNVETEINYKNTELLKHYIDETGKIRPRRQTGVCAKHQRALAKAIKNARHIALLPFVNE; encoded by the coding sequence ATGACAAATTTACAAAGCAGCCGCTACTATTCTCGGTCAAAGGTTTGTCAGTTTTGCACGAACGTAGAAACTGAGATAAATTATAAAAATACAGAACTGCTCAAGCACTATATCGACGAAACCGGGAAAATCCGCCCAAGACGTCAAACGGGTGTCTGCGCCAAGCATCAACGTGCCCTCGCTAAAGCGATTAAAAATGCAAGGCACATTGCGTTGCTTCCCTTCGTCAACGAGTAG
- a CDS encoding peptidylprolyl isomerase, translating into MAKQKPKKKIVTKKHLSREHREAKQTRILVIVSIAVGAIILGLVIYGVIDQTIIQPGIAVARVGDTKITVREFKPFVQYTRVQMLNQAYQYLNFFQQFGEYGSSFLDNARSIASELSQPVVLGRSVLDEMIDNIIIKEEAAKRNISVTDTEIDEAIQAAFGFFPNGTSTPTMTATIQPTATYSETLQALINTPTPVIEDSETTDLNGEPELDETDRAVVVEGEPAEEEVIDPKGDLVDLQAVESLALEGTPEATPTNTLTPTPYTTAIFGKNIKEFENQFKIYNFKIKDLRKVFAAQLLREKLTEAMDFEVETTKPEVWARHILVASEDYELGLDILARLREGENFYDLAALYSIDESNKDMGGDLGWFDKSTMVPEFSEAAFSLGEGELSQLVETTFGYHIIQVLGRRESPVSANEILQQRQQLFSIWLSDQRNQRDDIQIHDNWDQFVPITPEVPQQFLEALYQ; encoded by the coding sequence ATGGCAAAACAAAAACCAAAAAAGAAAATCGTCACTAAAAAGCACCTCTCCCGAGAACACCGTGAAGCTAAACAAACCCGAATTCTGGTTATTGTATCAATTGCTGTCGGTGCAATCATTTTGGGTTTGGTTATTTATGGTGTGATTGACCAAACGATCATCCAACCAGGCATAGCGGTGGCGCGTGTGGGCGATACAAAAATCACTGTCCGTGAGTTTAAACCCTTTGTTCAGTACACACGGGTGCAGATGTTAAATCAAGCTTACCAATATCTTAACTTTTTCCAACAATTTGGCGAGTATGGCAGCAGTTTCCTTGATAATGCTCGATCAATTGCCTCAGAATTATCACAGCCGGTCGTTCTTGGGCGATCTGTTTTGGATGAAATGATTGACAATATCATCATCAAAGAGGAAGCCGCGAAAAGGAATATTTCAGTAACTGATACAGAAATCGATGAAGCTATTCAAGCCGCTTTCGGGTTTTTCCCAAATGGAACGTCCACCCCAACAATGACTGCGACGATCCAGCCAACCGCGACATATTCAGAAACCCTGCAAGCATTGATTAACACACCGACTCCTGTCATTGAAGACTCAGAAACAACAGATTTAAATGGGGAACCAGAACTTGATGAAACCGATCGTGCAGTGGTTGTCGAAGGAGAACCGGCAGAAGAAGAGGTCATTGACCCAAAGGGAGACCTGGTAGATCTTCAAGCCGTCGAAAGCCTAGCTTTAGAAGGCACTCCAGAGGCGACGCCAACCAACACACTGACACCTACGCCTTATACAACCGCAATTTTCGGAAAAAATATCAAGGAATTTGAAAACCAATTTAAAATCTACAATTTCAAAATTAAAGATCTTAGAAAGGTCTTTGCCGCACAGTTGCTGCGCGAGAAATTAACCGAAGCTATGGATTTTGAAGTTGAAACAACCAAACCTGAAGTGTGGGCGCGGCACATCCTCGTTGCCAGCGAAGATTATGAATTAGGTCTTGATATTTTAGCCCGTTTGAGAGAAGGAGAGAACTTCTACGACCTGGCTGCGCTTTACTCAATCGATGAGTCCAATAAAGATATGGGCGGCGACTTGGGCTGGTTTGACAAATCCACGATGGTCCCCGAATTTTCAGAAGCCGCTTTCAGTTTAGGTGAGGGCGAACTAAGCCAGCTTGTGGAAACAACCTTTGGCTACCATATTATCCAGGTGCTTGGCAGGCGTGAGAGCCCGGTATCAGCCAATGAGATATTGCAACAGAGACAACAACTTTTTTCGATTTGGCTTTCTGATCAGCGCAACCAACGTGATGATATTCAAATTCATGATAATTGGGATCAATTTGTCCCTATAACGCCTGAGGTACCTCAACAATTCCTAGAAGCGCTATATCAGTAA
- the smc gene encoding chromosome segregation protein SMC: MENRLESIELQGVKTFATTTRLEFPGKITAIVGPNGSGKSNIADAIRWVLGEQSFSLLRAKKTEDMIFSGSQQRSRSGMASSTITFNNEDGWLPIDYSHVAITRQAYRDGQNEYILNGQKVRLKDISELLSQTGMSERNYTIIGQGLVDAALALKPDERRKLFEEAAGIGLYRSRKEDSLRKLENTRKNLDRVLDILTEIKPRLRSLERQAQRFQEYQQVKADLRLLLREWYGFQWHVKQQDLRKTRDAFHEQEVLVHSLNKLHLDAKTDVEGARARLQAYRKELEAFYGELSENHSLLEQTTRELAIIEERQRSYKQQKDNLDLDISNIEEEIKGIEAQGLALKAEIEQRQEEFHEGAEEERIFAQKLADVIKEREQIDFALDKLKVKRIQLETEKVQTVVRIDELENRVNALQNERDRVENAIETLQHQRNEANEQFLLLEKSSQTFTQKIEQQKNEIDEFKHQIERLNHDRLSITQQINHKDNQRTKLSTQLSLLQDAEKALSGYSEGSKKLLENSRQGRLPQGIEPISQHILIDEQYERAISAALGELTDLLAMPSQSKDKLIKYLEAKVDDRVALMPMDQSTQTIQKKDFHHLDGVIGFANTLVSVGKTYRNLVDALLSDILVVKDTETAEIIIGKSDLAIIVVTLSGIVFYPNGLIISGQSPSGKRIGRTRQQAELQSERVLVEKEIEELLDQQMRIEKSIEQLQAEQDELVQDFTLLERDWQVNEGKLQDAKDAHARLLEQERWNTDRLLALDADMIEVQSMIESGKRKLDDIEAEINRVLGEEKKINLELQAIPLFEIQQTLNQLKTQQIVAKNTLDSVQQRYQDISNRVDVSKQRFQELTNRRIEIAAELVEIEKRKRELTQKIEEIQLKINHLETEHVEPLSAIGVETEQSIVELQQIEAQSHQKVIIAERQYTQLQMELERRQDQLNLLRDRIGDDFGLVSFEGDQKYDGPMPLPFNDDLIEDLPQIAEIPESHEDDIKRLKGQLVRIGAVNPEAEQEYIEVKERFEFLTNQVADLEKASQDLQKVIEELDDMMEIEFVKTYQAVNKEFSAVFSRLFNGGEAKLIFTDEEKPVEGGVDIEVRLPGRRQQGLASLSGGERSLTAVALIFALLKVSPPPFCILDEVDAMLDESNVGRFVEELRELSEQIQVVIITHNRNTVQAADVIYGVTMGRDSTSQMISLKLDEVGDAYFA; the protein is encoded by the coding sequence ATGGAAAACCGTTTAGAATCCATCGAATTGCAGGGTGTAAAGACCTTTGCAACCACAACGCGACTGGAGTTTCCCGGAAAGATCACTGCGATTGTTGGCCCAAACGGTTCGGGGAAATCTAATATTGCCGATGCCATCAGGTGGGTGTTGGGCGAGCAATCTTTTTCGCTGTTAAGAGCGAAAAAGACGGAAGATATGATATTTTCTGGTTCCCAACAACGGTCCCGATCTGGAATGGCCTCCAGTACAATCACATTCAACAATGAGGATGGTTGGCTGCCCATTGATTATTCCCATGTCGCCATTACACGCCAGGCTTACAGGGATGGCCAGAATGAATATATTTTAAATGGACAAAAGGTCCGTCTCAAAGACATCTCGGAGCTTCTTTCACAAACAGGGATGTCCGAAAGAAATTACACGATTATTGGACAGGGCTTGGTTGATGCGGCTTTGGCTTTAAAGCCTGACGAGCGTAGAAAATTGTTTGAAGAAGCTGCCGGGATTGGCCTTTATCGATCTCGTAAGGAAGATTCCCTGCGCAAACTGGAAAATACACGCAAAAACCTGGATCGGGTACTTGATATTTTAACAGAGATCAAGCCCCGACTGAGAAGCCTTGAGCGGCAGGCACAACGTTTTCAAGAATATCAGCAAGTTAAAGCAGATCTGCGCTTGCTTTTACGAGAGTGGTATGGTTTCCAGTGGCACGTAAAGCAGCAGGATCTCAGAAAAACCCGTGATGCATTCCATGAGCAAGAAGTTCTCGTGCATTCATTGAATAAGTTACACCTTGATGCAAAAACGGATGTGGAAGGAGCGCGTGCGCGTTTGCAAGCTTATCGAAAAGAGCTTGAGGCTTTCTATGGGGAACTATCCGAAAATCATAGCCTGTTAGAACAAACAACCCGCGAGCTTGCCATTATCGAAGAGCGCCAGCGTTCCTACAAGCAACAAAAAGATAACCTCGACCTTGATATTTCAAATATTGAAGAGGAGATAAAAGGGATTGAAGCCCAGGGGCTGGCCCTGAAAGCTGAGATCGAACAACGCCAGGAGGAATTTCACGAAGGTGCTGAAGAAGAAAGAATATTTGCTCAAAAATTGGCGGACGTTATAAAAGAAAGAGAGCAGATTGATTTCGCGCTGGATAAACTCAAGGTAAAGCGAATTCAATTAGAAACAGAAAAAGTTCAAACAGTTGTTCGCATAGATGAACTTGAGAATCGAGTTAATGCCCTTCAAAACGAACGTGATAGAGTTGAAAATGCAATTGAAACGCTGCAACATCAGCGGAATGAAGCTAATGAGCAGTTTTTGTTATTAGAAAAAAGCTCTCAAACATTTACACAAAAAATTGAGCAGCAAAAGAATGAGATTGATGAATTCAAGCACCAGATTGAAAGACTTAATCACGATCGCTTAAGCATTACCCAACAAATTAATCATAAGGACAACCAGCGAACGAAATTGTCCACGCAATTGTCGTTATTACAGGACGCAGAAAAAGCGCTGAGCGGCTACTCAGAAGGGTCCAAAAAGCTGCTGGAGAACTCACGGCAGGGTCGCTTACCGCAAGGAATTGAGCCAATTTCGCAACATATCCTGATCGATGAACAATACGAACGTGCGATCAGCGCTGCATTAGGCGAACTGACAGACTTATTGGCAATGCCTTCTCAAAGTAAAGATAAGCTCATAAAATATCTTGAAGCAAAGGTAGATGACCGGGTTGCCCTGATGCCAATGGATCAATCCACTCAGACCATACAGAAAAAAGATTTTCACCATCTGGATGGAGTGATCGGTTTTGCCAACACTCTGGTTTCAGTTGGTAAAACCTACCGAAACCTTGTTGATGCACTTCTTTCGGACATTTTAGTCGTCAAGGATACTGAAACAGCAGAAATAATCATCGGCAAATCGGATCTCGCAATCATCGTGGTAACTTTGTCTGGGATTGTCTTTTACCCTAATGGGTTGATTATCTCTGGTCAGAGTCCATCCGGAAAGCGAATTGGACGCACTCGACAACAAGCCGAGCTTCAATCGGAACGGGTTTTGGTCGAAAAAGAGATCGAAGAACTGCTTGACCAACAAATGCGTATCGAAAAATCAATAGAGCAATTACAAGCTGAGCAAGACGAATTGGTTCAGGATTTTACGCTTCTAGAGCGGGATTGGCAAGTCAATGAGGGGAAGCTTCAGGATGCAAAGGATGCACATGCGCGACTTTTGGAACAGGAACGTTGGAATACTGACCGATTGCTTGCTCTGGATGCAGACATGATCGAGGTTCAATCCATGATTGAATCTGGAAAAAGGAAATTGGATGATATTGAAGCCGAGATCAACAGGGTGCTTGGTGAGGAAAAGAAGATTAACCTCGAGTTACAAGCAATTCCGCTTTTTGAAATTCAGCAAACCCTCAACCAATTGAAGACTCAGCAAATCGTTGCTAAAAATACACTCGATTCTGTTCAACAACGTTATCAAGACATTTCAAATCGGGTTGATGTTTCTAAACAGCGTTTTCAAGAGTTAACGAATCGTCGCATTGAAATTGCAGCTGAATTGGTTGAGATTGAAAAAAGAAAAAGAGAATTGACTCAAAAGATTGAGGAAATTCAGCTAAAAATCAATCATCTGGAAACCGAACATGTCGAACCCCTATCAGCAATTGGCGTAGAAACAGAGCAATCTATTGTTGAATTGCAACAGATTGAAGCTCAATCACATCAGAAAGTGATCATTGCAGAACGTCAGTATACTCAGCTACAAATGGAATTAGAGCGAAGACAGGATCAATTGAACCTCTTACGAGATCGAATTGGCGATGATTTTGGTTTGGTTTCATTCGAGGGTGACCAGAAATATGATGGACCCATGCCATTGCCTTTTAACGATGACCTGATTGAAGATCTACCCCAAATCGCTGAGATACCTGAATCCCACGAAGACGATATCAAACGCTTGAAAGGCCAGTTAGTTCGAATCGGCGCTGTCAATCCTGAAGCGGAGCAAGAATATATCGAGGTTAAAGAACGATTTGAATTTCTTACCAATCAAGTGGCTGATTTGGAAAAAGCCAGCCAGGATCTTCAGAAAGTTATTGAAGAACTTGATGACATGATGGAAATTGAGTTCGTAAAAACTTATCAAGCCGTCAACAAGGAATTTTCTGCAGTTTTTTCCCGTCTCTTCAATGGCGGGGAAGCCAAATTGATTTTCACTGACGAGGAGAAACCAGTAGAAGGCGGTGTTGACATTGAAGTACGCTTGCCGGGTAGGAGGCAGCAAGGTTTAGCTTCATTATCAGGCGGTGAGCGAAGCTTAACCGCTGTTGCATTGATTTTTGCCCTGCTCAAGGTATCTCCACCGCCATTTTGCATTTTAGATGAGGTTGACGCCATGTTGGACGAATCCAATGTCGGTCGGTTTGTGGAAGAACTACGAGAGCTTTCAGAGCAAATTCAAGTGGTGATCATAACGCATAACCGAAATACGGTTCAGGCTGCGGATGTAATCTATGGTGTTACCATGGGGAGGGATTCAACCAGCCAAATGATCAGCCTTAAACTTGATGAAGTTGGTGATGCATATTTTGCATAA
- the rnc gene encoding ribonuclease III, producing the protein MTEDVKTESAEQFSKRLKLPFTDFFLLTRALTHRSYLNENKDAIEDNERLEFLGDAVLDFMVAEWLYHLFPEKPEGDLTRLRAALVHTEQLANFARKINLGLALQLGKGEIQAGGRERTTLLCDTFEALIGALYLYAGMPAVEAFMEPLLLEVVDSILQNHIAEDTKSRLQEWAQGRGLASPKYILVAEEGPDHNKTFEMEVRIGNKSYGRGIGSNKQSAEKSAAREALVSLGILEHN; encoded by the coding sequence ATGACTGAAGATGTCAAAACCGAAAGCGCAGAGCAGTTTTCAAAACGTTTAAAACTTCCTTTTACAGACTTCTTTTTATTAACAAGGGCGTTAACCCATCGCTCGTATTTGAATGAAAATAAGGACGCAATTGAAGACAATGAGCGCCTTGAATTCTTGGGTGATGCAGTTCTTGATTTCATGGTGGCTGAGTGGCTGTACCATCTCTTTCCTGAGAAACCAGAAGGTGACCTGACTCGTCTGCGAGCCGCATTGGTTCATACTGAACAATTAGCCAATTTTGCGAGGAAAATAAATTTAGGTTTGGCTTTACAATTGGGGAAAGGCGAAATACAAGCTGGAGGACGGGAGCGCACCACTCTATTATGCGATACCTTCGAGGCGTTGATTGGTGCGCTATACCTGTACGCAGGTATGCCAGCCGTTGAAGCTTTTATGGAACCGCTCTTGTTAGAAGTTGTTGACAGCATTCTTCAAAATCATATCGCTGAAGATACCAAAAGTCGCCTTCAAGAATGGGCGCAGGGAAGGGGCTTAGCTTCACCCAAATATATCCTGGTCGCTGAAGAAGGTCCTGATCATAATAAAACCTTTGAAATGGAAGTTAGAATTGGTAATAAATCCTATGGCAGAGGGATCGGCTCAAATAAGCAATCTGCAGAGAAATCCGCGGCGCGGGAAGCGCTGGTTAGCCTTGGGATTCTGGAGCACAATTAA
- a CDS encoding segregation and condensation protein A, translating into MTFLYRPNSAYTIHTEIYEGPLDLLLDLISKAELDITRLSLAKVTDAYLAYLASLQEKSAVEISGFLVIAAKLIQIKSEALLPRQVERAEGEEDPAESLARQLMIYKSIKETALWLRHLEQKGQRTYIRLAPPPKIEESVDLSGVDLDTLIEMMKALYHFSEEAAPITTVITIPRVTIRNKISELIDQLRHQKRLSYRQMLPEEYDRIEAIVLFLAVLEMIKQQYANVHQEELFSDIQILATEKTFTDQKITLALDT; encoded by the coding sequence ATGACCTTTCTGTATAGACCCAATTCTGCGTACACCATTCATACAGAGATCTATGAAGGCCCGCTGGACCTTCTTCTGGACCTGATTTCAAAAGCTGAATTAGACATCACGCGACTTTCGCTGGCAAAGGTCACGGATGCATATTTAGCCTACCTGGCATCGCTTCAAGAAAAATCTGCTGTTGAAATCTCAGGGTTTTTGGTAATAGCCGCCAAGTTGATCCAAATAAAATCTGAGGCATTATTGCCTCGCCAAGTTGAGAGGGCGGAAGGCGAAGAAGATCCAGCCGAAAGTTTAGCACGACAGCTCATGATTTACAAATCCATAAAGGAAACCGCACTGTGGTTGCGGCATCTAGAACAGAAGGGACAACGCACGTACATTCGGTTGGCACCACCGCCCAAAATCGAAGAATCTGTTGATCTTTCGGGGGTTGATCTCGACACTCTTATAGAGATGATGAAAGCACTATATCATTTTAGTGAAGAGGCAGCGCCAATTACCACGGTTATTACCATTCCAAGAGTTACAATTAGAAACAAGATCAGTGAATTGATCGATCAACTCAGACACCAAAAACGCCTTTCATATCGCCAAATGCTCCCAGAGGAGTACGATCGGATCGAAGCGATTGTGCTTTTTCTGGCTGTCCTGGAGATGATCAAGCAACAATACGCAAATGTTCATCAGGAAGAACTTTTTTCAGATATCCAAATTCTGGCCACAGAAAAAACCTTCACCGATCAAAAAATTACCTTGGCACTGGACACATAA
- a CDS encoding YtxH domain-containing protein produces the protein MSDSKDFGAFLIGFIVGGLTGAAVALLFAPQSGEETRELIHEKAIQLRDRTAESVEEARLQAEEAFIQAKQKAEEWTKLTKQHAEELLEKGEQVLEEGRDKLVEAIKPKEKPAEG, from the coding sequence ATGTCAGATAGTAAAGATTTTGGTGCATTTTTAATTGGGTTTATTGTCGGAGGTCTAACAGGTGCTGCTGTAGCCTTGTTGTTTGCACCTCAATCTGGTGAAGAGACCCGAGAATTGATCCATGAAAAAGCGATACAGCTCCGTGATCGCACAGCGGAATCTGTGGAAGAAGCCCGTCTTCAAGCAGAAGAAGCATTCATTCAAGCCAAACAAAAAGCTGAGGAATGGACGAAACTCACCAAACAACATGCGGAAGAGCTTCTTGAGAAAGGCGAACAAGTTCTCGAAGAGGGGCGCGATAAATTAGTCGAAGCGATTAAACCGAAGGAGAAACCTGCAGAAGGTTAA
- a CDS encoding NAD(P)H-hydrate dehydratase, translating into MKIVSVEQMKAIERAADASGVSYEMMMKNAGRGIANWISRNVSHRQGVIGLVGAGNNGGDTLIALTWMAKWGLRTQAFLVKENGNDALLDDYLSSGGAVVDISRNDRLDFFDAALIPGVVVLDGILGTGFRLPLRRPLHDVMVNIHKRLENRSDLLIIAVDCPSGVDCDTGEVSVATIPAAYTLTMAAMKQGLLSHPARSFAGDLHYIDIGIGDPSIYTKDGLSEMIDHSVIRDLFPRRPDSGHKGTFGTCLMIAGSAPYVGAAYFAGKAAYRMGCGLVHMGVVRDVHRLLAGRLLEAVWTVIPDIEGVFDPDGLQVLLSALQSATAIAIGPGWGVNESNILFLTDLLQHLPPSTPLLIDADALKLLVNLKQWWSLLPDQVVLTPHPGEMSVLTRLKTSEIQSNRWEIASEYAKLWRVNLVLKGALTVIACANGKMFINPVSDPALATAGSGDVLTGVIGGLMAQGVSAAHASVLGVWIHANSGKIARINCKTDMSVTALDLLDYLPGAIVKAKEAGY; encoded by the coding sequence ATGAAGATTGTCTCTGTTGAACAAATGAAGGCTATTGAACGCGCAGCGGACGCATCTGGTGTGAGCTATGAAATGATGATGAAAAATGCGGGGCGAGGGATTGCCAATTGGATCTCTCGAAACGTGTCACATCGTCAAGGCGTTATCGGTCTTGTTGGAGCTGGTAACAATGGCGGTGACACGCTCATTGCCCTTACCTGGATGGCAAAGTGGGGCTTGAGAACTCAGGCATTTCTTGTCAAAGAAAATGGAAACGATGCTTTGCTGGATGATTATCTTTCTTCTGGGGGAGCTGTTGTCGATATTTCCAGGAATGATCGCCTTGACTTCTTTGATGCTGCTTTGATCCCAGGCGTTGTTGTATTGGACGGCATCCTGGGAACGGGCTTCAGACTGCCTCTGAGGCGCCCATTGCATGATGTGATGGTGAATATTCATAAACGGCTGGAAAACCGCTCAGATTTGCTTATAATCGCTGTAGATTGCCCTTCTGGCGTTGATTGCGATACAGGAGAAGTTTCGGTTGCAACGATCCCCGCAGCTTATACGCTTACCATGGCTGCTATGAAACAGGGATTGTTGTCACATCCAGCTCGATCGTTTGCTGGCGACCTGCATTATATCGATATTGGGATCGGCGATCCGTCCATATACACAAAGGATGGTTTGTCTGAAATGATCGACCATTCAGTGATTCGCGATCTGTTTCCAAGGCGACCGGACAGCGGACATAAAGGAACCTTTGGCACTTGTTTGATGATTGCTGGATCTGCGCCGTACGTTGGTGCGGCTTATTTTGCTGGGAAAGCAGCCTATCGGATGGGTTGCGGACTGGTGCATATGGGAGTTGTACGGGATGTTCATCGACTTCTTGCCGGGCGTTTACTTGAAGCTGTGTGGACGGTTATACCGGATATTGAAGGTGTGTTCGATCCTGATGGGCTACAAGTATTATTGAGCGCCCTACAATCAGCAACAGCCATTGCCATTGGACCTGGGTGGGGGGTAAACGAATCTAATATTTTGTTTTTAACGGATTTACTGCAACACCTGCCCCCATCCACGCCTTTGTTAATTGATGCTGATGCCTTAAAACTCCTGGTTAATCTTAAGCAGTGGTGGTCTTTATTACCAGATCAAGTGGTACTAACCCCACATCCTGGGGAAATGTCTGTTCTCACACGGCTGAAAACAAGTGAGATTCAATCCAATCGTTGGGAAATCGCATCAGAGTATGCCAAATTATGGCGGGTCAATCTGGTGTTAAAAGGTGCATTGACAGTCATTGCTTGTGCAAACGGGAAAATGTTTATCAATCCAGTCAGCGACCCCGCCCTGGCGACAGCAGGCAGCGGAGATGTATTAACTGGCGTTATTGGTGGGCTGATGGCGCAGGGCGTATCGGCAGCGCATGCCAGCGTTTTGGGGGTGTGGATTCATGCCAATTCGGGAAAAATTGCCAGAATTAATTGTAAAACAGACATGAGTGTAACTGCACTCGACCTTCTGGATTATCTACCAGGTGCAATTGTTAAAGCCAAAGAGGCTGGTTATTAA
- a CDS encoding MFS transporter: MDETNTDFVDQSKPKVKSERKRTQTLMALAAGYFVDQGEGQAMSIFSPVLKTLWSLTNMNLAWITFARSLLQSLSSPFWGYLSDRYSRRKVLLIGTGLWGIWTIVVGFTQTYHQLLIIRVISGLGLGCLMPATFSIMADTFPPNVRGKMLGILEAIGVLGIIIFTIGLGAMATPELWRIGFYILGIASVLSGILIWFLVDEPVRGEAEPEMRGQLTQEDAERYKAKISDVKTLMKIPTIWVAIAQGLAGSMPWVVMGAFLILWLVEVRHVDTTQAPLIFGGVVIGTAISNVLGGIIGDYAEKVSPKFGRAFIGQLSVFLGIPFTYYLFTRTENWSLIKLAVLCFITALLISWPGKGSKEPMIQGVVIPELRSSAFSFITFIESGFAAIAALIFGILADKLDIQTAMLWTVPFPWLICGVLFSGFYFTYPKDSKILRDEMTRRAAELGIKNNMES; encoded by the coding sequence ATGGATGAAACCAATACTGATTTTGTTGACCAATCAAAGCCGAAAGTGAAATCTGAACGAAAACGCACTCAAACGCTCATGGCGCTGGCTGCAGGTTACTTTGTAGACCAGGGAGAAGGCCAGGCAATGTCAATTTTCTCGCCTGTACTGAAAACGCTCTGGTCTTTGACCAACATGAACCTGGCATGGATTACCTTTGCACGCAGCCTGCTTCAATCGCTCAGCTCTCCTTTTTGGGGTTATCTTTCCGATCGGTATTCCCGCAGAAAAGTTCTGCTGATTGGTACTGGACTATGGGGGATCTGGACAATTGTTGTTGGTTTTACACAAACCTATCACCAATTACTGATCATCAGAGTCATTTCCGGTTTAGGGTTAGGCTGCCTGATGCCAGCAACTTTTTCAATCATGGCGGATACCTTTCCTCCAAATGTGCGTGGGAAAATGCTGGGCATCCTTGAAGCAATCGGTGTGCTGGGAATTATAATTTTCACCATAGGGCTTGGCGCCATGGCAACGCCCGAACTCTGGCGAATTGGTTTCTATATTCTGGGAATTGCCAGTGTTCTTTCCGGTATACTGATCTGGTTTCTTGTGGATGAACCCGTGCGGGGTGAAGCAGAGCCTGAGATGCGCGGTCAACTGACACAGGAAGACGCAGAACGCTATAAGGCTAAAATTTCCGATGTTAAAACATTGATGAAAATCCCGACGATCTGGGTCGCGATTGCACAGGGCTTAGCTGGATCCATGCCCTGGGTGGTGATGGGCGCATTCTTAATCCTGTGGCTGGTTGAAGTCCGCCATGTTGACACGACCCAAGCGCCTTTGATTTTTGGTGGCGTGGTCATTGGAACCGCGATCAGCAATGTGCTGGGCGGTATCATTGGAGACTATGCTGAAAAAGTGAGTCCAAAGTTCGGCAGAGCCTTTATCGGGCAGTTGTCTGTGTTTCTGGGCATTCCATTCACCTATTATCTCTTCACGCGGACTGAAAACTGGAGCTTGATTAAGTTGGCAGTTCTGTGTTTTATCACTGCCTTGTTGATTAGCTGGCCAGGCAAAGGTTCGAAGGAGCCGATGATCCAGGGTGTGGTGATTCCTGAACTGCGATCTTCAGCCTTTTCATTTATTACTTTTATTGAGAGTGGTTTTGCCGCTATCGCTGCTCTGATTTTCGGCATTCTTGCCGATAAACTTGATATTCAAACGGCTATGCTGTGGACCGTTCCGTTCCCATGGTTGATTTGCGGCGTTTTATTTTCTGGATTCTATTTCACATATCCCAAGGACTCAAAGATCCTGCGTGATGAAATGACGAGACGTGCAGCTGAATTGGGCATTAAAAATAATATGGAAAGCTAG